From the genome of Bacteroides sp. MSB163, one region includes:
- a CDS encoding glycan-binding surface protein, with product MKSLKYIWILCLSCLTAGLTSCNEEDKYFDSKYQSTKIMVDQIYLEDYESSVPDRPVTFARLGQLIRIEGSGLYGMKKVYINGYETYFNRAYVTDHSMLIQINSNTPVEDAEEADRNKIRFVKDDATLEHPFIIRAASPTITGISNTLPKGKEKVTVYGTGLQETTKVTLPGGIEITADIESDEDGEWYSFIMPENYSGSGSIYSEGANGQAATPAYFNFADCMILDFDGNGSQGFWSWSETGSMINADDLVEDPYDSGRGKCVQIVPERLLEAGVISGKPRVSECWTAGNDDAADDWSRMYSYIPATTPLTEVALQFDVYVPEAWSGTGHLQISLFNNFNFGGIGSDDDGASNQVAFYVPWIQEGTIVPFSTTGWQTVTIPFSQFNKYATMIEDKESPVFQNVVEDRNAATYRNFGMGFVNTDFTYQDVSITSTAFSSRIYLDNWRVVPYKTVTISDYPEDEETTE from the coding sequence ATGAAAAGCTTAAAATATATATGGATATTATGCTTGTCATGCCTGACCGCAGGCCTCACCTCATGCAATGAGGAGGATAAATACTTTGACAGCAAATACCAAAGCACAAAGATTATGGTTGACCAGATCTATCTGGAAGATTATGAATCATCCGTACCCGACCGACCGGTTACTTTCGCACGCCTCGGACAGTTGATCCGTATAGAAGGTAGCGGACTCTATGGCATGAAGAAAGTCTACATCAACGGATATGAGACTTACTTTAACCGCGCCTACGTAACCGACCACTCCATGTTGATTCAAATCAACAGCAATACCCCCGTTGAAGATGCTGAAGAGGCAGACCGCAATAAGATCCGCTTTGTAAAAGATGACGCCACGCTGGAGCACCCCTTCATCATCCGTGCAGCATCTCCTACCATAACAGGCATCAGCAATACTCTACCTAAGGGCAAGGAGAAAGTAACCGTATACGGTACCGGTCTACAGGAAACCACCAAAGTAACCCTGCCCGGCGGAATAGAAATCACAGCCGACATTGAAAGCGATGAAGACGGTGAATGGTATTCATTCATCATGCCGGAAAACTATTCAGGAAGCGGTTCCATCTATTCGGAAGGTGCCAACGGACAGGCAGCCACTCCGGCTTACTTCAACTTTGCAGACTGTATGATACTTGACTTCGATGGCAATGGCAGCCAAGGCTTCTGGAGCTGGAGCGAAACCGGTTCGATGATAAACGCCGATGACCTTGTAGAAGATCCTTACGATAGCGGACGTGGCAAATGCGTTCAGATTGTTCCCGAACGTTTATTAGAAGCAGGAGTTATATCCGGCAAACCGCGTGTATCCGAATGCTGGACAGCCGGCAATGACGATGCAGCAGATGATTGGAGCCGTATGTATTCTTATATACCGGCAACTACCCCACTGACCGAAGTAGCATTGCAATTCGACGTTTATGTGCCCGAAGCATGGAGCGGCACAGGACATCTGCAAATAAGCTTATTCAACAACTTCAATTTCGGAGGTATAGGTTCCGACGATGATGGTGCTTCCAATCAAGTGGCATTCTATGTTCCCTGGATTCAGGAAGGTACTATCGTTCCATTCTCAACTACAGGTTGGCAGACTGTAACTATTCCGTTTAGCCAGTTCAACAAATACGCCACCATGATAGAAGATAAAGAAAGCCCGGTATTCCAAAATGTGGTAGAAGACCGCAATGCCGCCACTTACAGAAACTTCGGTATGGGATTTGTCAATACAGACTTTACTTACCAAGATGTAAGCATCACATCTACAGCTTTCTCAAGCCGTATCTATCTGGATAACTGGCGTGTAGTACCTTACAAGACTGTCACGATCTCCGATTATCCTGAAGATGAAGAAACTACGGAATAA
- a CDS encoding endo-1,4-beta-xylanase — protein MKLNRIILPLMACALTWSSCDDQIMEWKDSDGSITASDIPLALKEKIANYDYIKSYVAQYAPNMNVGLGLGADLYINDAAYRTIADANFQMFTTGNAMKHSAVVKANGELDFTTIDAFLNLVPADIQIYGHNFLWHTQQKQTYLKSLIAPEVIVEVGDDDVCENVISNYGFEGGNANGWTGLWGKYTYAVEQPGRDSDYALHFTMTNETNVNYDSQLFWPTGLLEIGVTYAYSFWVKSDVGLEVQFIGQNASYAGIYKDKFTAPSDWILCTGEFTYTEGDTENIERIGIQFGGTPGSNLWVDDFKFGKKIEEKMINIIDDGKFEDGTLGSWFGWGNGSTRTISEKGQGYNSDYCMVMVNPSDGDSWSAQTAHSFPETLTVGKTYMYSVMVKATVINPDFTLQVQDANGGNGEGYVSAATAVDQWIPIEGEFVCSHEGIARLCINYGKVAGTYYIDNFKFGEKKETATAQTLRASTRAGGISYKLKTPEEKKAALLGAMETWIKGMLQHQGMERVKEWDVINEPIADNNQWRGIDGNFMSNGDDAPDTAPVEDEENGLNLNWANDHFYWGYYIGKEYAVKAFEYARKYAAADVKLYVNDYNLETNPSKLAALIDFVNYIEDNGQTVDGIGTQMHVTASSITREQIDAMFKTMAATGKLVRVTELDVALGTSSPSAEQLATQANVYQMIFESYKANVPESQQSGITIWTLSDNAAEHEYWLSGDAPNLFDANYERKHAYKGVCDGIAGKDISEDFSGDDWKNAYETEGEETPAE, from the coding sequence ATGAAACTAAATAGAATTATTCTTCCACTGATGGCCTGTGCACTGACATGGAGTAGTTGCGACGACCAGATAATGGAATGGAAAGACTCCGACGGAAGTATCACAGCCTCCGACATTCCCCTTGCATTAAAGGAAAAGATAGCAAATTATGACTACATAAAATCGTATGTGGCACAATATGCTCCTAACATGAATGTAGGACTTGGCTTAGGAGCCGATCTATACATCAACGATGCGGCATACAGAACCATAGCCGATGCTAACTTCCAGATGTTTACAACCGGAAACGCCATGAAACATTCGGCTGTAGTGAAAGCGAACGGTGAATTGGATTTCACAACAATCGACGCATTCCTGAACCTGGTTCCGGCCGACATCCAGATATATGGACATAACTTCCTCTGGCATACTCAGCAAAAACAAACATACCTGAAATCACTGATCGCACCGGAAGTTATCGTTGAGGTAGGTGATGATGATGTATGTGAGAATGTCATCAGTAACTACGGATTTGAAGGAGGCAATGCAAATGGATGGACAGGCCTATGGGGGAAATATACTTACGCCGTGGAACAACCGGGTCGCGACAGCGATTACGCCCTTCACTTCACCATGACCAATGAAACAAACGTGAACTATGACAGTCAGCTATTCTGGCCGACGGGATTGCTTGAAATAGGCGTAACTTACGCTTACTCGTTCTGGGTAAAATCGGATGTCGGCTTAGAGGTTCAGTTCATAGGGCAGAATGCTTCTTATGCAGGTATCTATAAAGACAAATTTACCGCACCAAGCGACTGGATTCTCTGTACGGGCGAATTCACCTATACAGAAGGTGACACTGAAAACATCGAACGCATAGGTATTCAATTCGGCGGAACGCCGGGAAGCAATTTATGGGTAGATGACTTCAAGTTCGGAAAGAAGATAGAGGAAAAGATGATCAATATCATAGACGACGGAAAGTTTGAAGACGGAACTCTCGGCTCATGGTTCGGTTGGGGTAATGGCTCTACCCGTACTATCTCAGAAAAGGGACAAGGCTACAACAGTGATTACTGCATGGTGATGGTCAATCCTTCCGATGGAGATTCCTGGAGTGCTCAGACCGCTCACTCATTCCCTGAGACATTAACCGTTGGAAAGACCTACATGTACTCTGTTATGGTAAAGGCAACCGTCATCAATCCGGACTTCACACTTCAGGTACAAGACGCCAATGGCGGTAACGGTGAAGGATACGTAAGTGCTGCAACAGCCGTTGATCAGTGGATACCTATTGAAGGCGAATTTGTTTGTAGTCATGAAGGTATAGCTCGCCTCTGCATCAACTACGGAAAAGTTGCCGGAACTTACTACATTGACAATTTCAAATTCGGTGAAAAGAAAGAAACTGCAACAGCCCAGACTTTACGCGCATCTACCCGCGCCGGTGGCATAAGTTACAAACTGAAGACTCCTGAAGAGAAAAAAGCTGCTTTACTGGGTGCAATGGAAACATGGATTAAAGGCATGCTGCAACATCAGGGAATGGAACGCGTAAAAGAATGGGATGTCATCAACGAACCTATTGCGGACAATAATCAATGGCGTGGCATAGACGGTAACTTCATGAGTAATGGTGATGACGCGCCGGACACTGCACCGGTAGAAGACGAAGAAAACGGTCTGAACCTGAACTGGGCAAACGATCACTTCTATTGGGGATACTACATCGGTAAGGAATATGCCGTGAAAGCATTTGAATATGCACGCAAGTATGCAGCTGCCGACGTTAAGCTCTATGTTAATGATTACAATCTGGAGACAAACCCAAGTAAGCTTGCAGCTTTAATAGACTTCGTAAATTACATCGAAGACAATGGACAAACCGTTGACGGTATAGGAACCCAGATGCACGTGACTGCTTCCAGTATCACAAGAGAACAAATAGATGCCATGTTCAAGACAATGGCTGCCACCGGAAAACTGGTTCGCGTAACAGAATTGGATGTAGCATTAGGAACATCCAGCCCTTCTGCCGAACAACTGGCAACTCAGGCCAACGTTTATCAGATGATCTTTGAATCATACAAAGCAAACGTTCCTGAATCTCAGCAGTCAGGTATTACCATCTGGACGCTGAGCGATAATGCCGCAGAACATGAATATTGGCTGTCAGGCGATGCACCGAACCTTTTCGACGCAAACTATGAACGCAAACATGCCTATAAAGGCGTATGCGATGGTATTGCCGGAAAAGATATCAGTGAAGATTTCAGCGGTGACGACTGGAAGAATGCGTATGAAACAGAAGGAGAAGAAACTCCAGCTGAATAA
- a CDS encoding sialate O-acetylesterase — protein MNKVSFNKVRLSLAVLLCLCATSMVDAKVKLPALISDGMVLQREQPIKVWGTADAGESVQVKFLKNATPTGVKGGKLKATYTATADESGQWSLTLPAMKPGGPYILQVNDVELKDILVGDVWLCSGQSNMELPVNRVTDMFRDEISAYENTNIRQLKVPNIFNFHAPQTDLPDYVAWKPLTQENVMNFSALGYFFAKAMYEMNSIPVGLINSSWGGTPVEAWISEEGLKEFPKYINDKRQYEDDAYLKSIKQTEGLSFYRWNTSLYRGDAGLHEATPWYAANYNDKDWKTVDLFSTDWGTNGLNPINGSHWFRKEVEVPQDWNGKEATLRLGCIVDADSVYVNGTFVGTISYQYPPRIYTIPAGVLKAGKNTVTIRLISNNGYPHFVKEKPYKIICGNEEVSLQGEWKYRLGAPMPPAPGMMFFCYKPVCLYNAMIAPLQNYGIRGVLWYQGESNVDRRNEYAALLTALIADWRNTFGNPELPFYIVELADFLSRDDVSGRQAWAEMRKEQAKVAETNRNTRLIRNSDLGEWNDIHPLDKKTLGQRAAESALENNK, from the coding sequence ATGAATAAGGTTAGTTTTAATAAAGTTAGGTTGAGTCTGGCAGTGTTACTTTGCCTTTGCGCTACTTCCATGGTAGATGCAAAGGTAAAGTTGCCTGCCTTGATTTCTGACGGAATGGTACTGCAACGCGAACAACCCATTAAAGTATGGGGTACGGCAGATGCCGGAGAAAGCGTACAAGTAAAATTCCTGAAGAATGCCACCCCCACAGGTGTAAAAGGTGGAAAACTAAAAGCCACTTACACAGCCACAGCAGATGAAAGCGGCCAATGGTCCCTCACCCTGCCTGCCATGAAACCGGGCGGACCTTACATCCTTCAAGTGAATGACGTTGAACTAAAAGATATTCTGGTGGGAGATGTATGGCTATGCTCCGGTCAATCCAATATGGAACTGCCCGTCAACCGGGTTACGGATATGTTCCGTGATGAAATCTCCGCTTATGAGAATACAAATATAAGGCAGTTGAAAGTACCCAATATCTTCAACTTCCATGCACCGCAAACGGACTTGCCGGATTACGTTGCCTGGAAACCACTGACGCAGGAAAACGTAATGAACTTCTCCGCTCTGGGTTATTTCTTTGCCAAAGCCATGTATGAAATGAACAGCATACCCGTCGGACTGATAAACTCCAGTTGGGGCGGAACTCCCGTTGAGGCGTGGATAAGCGAAGAAGGACTGAAAGAATTTCCGAAGTATATTAATGATAAACGGCAATATGAAGATGACGCTTATCTGAAAAGCATTAAACAGACAGAAGGTTTGAGTTTCTATCGCTGGAACACTTCCCTATACCGGGGAGATGCAGGACTGCACGAAGCAACACCTTGGTATGCTGCCAACTACAATGATAAAGACTGGAAGACCGTTGATTTATTCTCTACCGACTGGGGAACCAACGGTTTGAATCCGATAAACGGTTCGCACTGGTTCCGCAAGGAAGTGGAAGTACCGCAGGATTGGAACGGAAAAGAAGCGACCTTGCGCTTAGGTTGCATCGTAGATGCGGACTCCGTCTATGTGAACGGTACATTCGTAGGTACTATTTCTTACCAGTATCCTCCACGCATCTATACCATTCCGGCAGGTGTACTGAAAGCAGGAAAGAATACAGTAACCATACGCCTCATCAGCAATAACGGTTATCCTCACTTTGTGAAGGAGAAACCTTATAAGATCATTTGCGGAAATGAAGAAGTAAGCCTGCAAGGAGAATGGAAATACAGATTGGGCGCTCCCATGCCTCCGGCTCCGGGAATGATGTTCTTCTGTTACAAGCCGGTATGCCTGTACAATGCCATGATTGCCCCGCTGCAAAACTATGGCATCCGTGGTGTACTCTGGTATCAGGGAGAGTCCAATGTGGACCGCCGCAATGAATACGCCGCACTACTGACAGCTCTGATTGCTGATTGGCGCAACACATTCGGCAACCCGGAATTACCTTTCTACATTGTAGAGCTGGCAGACTTCCTGTCCCGAGATGACGTCAGCGGTCGGCAGGCCTGGGCTGAAATGCGCAAGGAACAGGCCAAAGTAGCTGAAACCAACCGGAACACCCGCCTCATCCGCAACAGTGACCTGGGCGAATGGAACGATATACATCCATTGGATAAGAAAACCCTGGGACAACGTGCGGCAGAAAGTGCGTTGGAGAATAATAAATGA
- a CDS encoding DUF5597 domain-containing protein: protein MKNWILILVLSVMTVGYVNAQKSTLQKQGTATQLVVDGKPFLILGGELGNSSAACTEDIERIFPKLQRMGLNTVLVPAYWDLIEPQEGQFDFTLTDKVIRQARQNDLKVIFLWFGAWKNSMSCYAPLWFKENYKKYPRAYTQKGKPLEIASAFSENVFQADNRAFSQWMEHIAAIDKEEGTVIMIQIENEIGMLEDARDYSKEANTLFNAPVPVELMSYLQKNKKTLHPQMLEKWESQGSKKQGTWQEVFGADIYTDELFMAWHYARYVERMAQSVRSIYNIPLYVNAAMNSRNRKPGEYPSAGPLAHLIDIWHCGAPNIDLLAPDLYDNGFTDWVAKYKLHNNPLFIPEIKLTDNNGVRAFYIFGEHDAIGISPFSIEGGSDSPNSPLVKSYRTLKEFMPLLAKYQGKGAMKGLLFDQENKERIIYQDDLKITCRHFFTLPWDARATDGSVWPEGGGVLLRLAPNEYIVAGSGIVIEFEKATENQVKVRALGEDGFAQTGGKGDKVISDGVISDKVMWKGARCGIGSVDEVKVNEDGTLSYIHRLNGDQDHQGRHVRISVGDFQILHVKLYEYK, encoded by the coding sequence ATGAAGAATTGGATTTTAATTTTGGTTTTGAGTGTAATGACAGTTGGGTATGTAAATGCTCAAAAGAGTACATTACAGAAACAAGGCACCGCTACTCAATTAGTAGTAGACGGCAAACCATTTCTTATTTTAGGCGGTGAATTAGGAAATTCATCAGCAGCATGCACAGAAGATATTGAACGTATCTTCCCGAAGCTGCAACGGATGGGACTGAATACAGTACTCGTTCCCGCATACTGGGATTTGATAGAACCGCAGGAAGGACAATTCGACTTCACCCTCACAGATAAAGTCATCCGCCAAGCCCGGCAGAACGATCTGAAAGTAATCTTTCTTTGGTTCGGTGCCTGGAAGAACTCCATGAGTTGCTACGCTCCCCTCTGGTTCAAAGAAAACTATAAGAAATACCCGCGTGCTTATACGCAAAAAGGGAAACCACTCGAAATAGCCAGCGCATTCTCTGAAAATGTATTCCAAGCCGACAACCGCGCTTTTTCTCAATGGATGGAACACATCGCAGCCATTGATAAAGAGGAAGGTACCGTCATCATGATACAGATAGAAAATGAGATAGGTATGCTGGAAGATGCAAGAGACTATTCTAAAGAGGCCAACACATTGTTCAATGCACCGGTGCCCGTGGAATTAATGAGTTACTTGCAGAAAAATAAGAAAACGCTCCACCCCCAAATGCTTGAGAAATGGGAAAGCCAAGGTAGCAAGAAGCAAGGCACCTGGCAGGAAGTATTCGGAGCCGATATCTACACCGATGAATTATTTATGGCCTGGCACTACGCCCGCTATGTGGAAAGAATGGCACAAAGCGTCCGGTCCATCTACAATATTCCACTATACGTGAACGCTGCCATGAACAGCCGCAACCGAAAGCCGGGAGAATATCCTTCTGCCGGTCCGCTGGCACACCTTATTGATATATGGCATTGCGGAGCGCCCAACATCGACCTTCTTGCTCCCGACCTGTACGACAATGGCTTTACAGATTGGGTAGCTAAATATAAGTTACACAACAACCCGTTGTTTATTCCCGAAATCAAACTGACAGATAATAATGGCGTAAGAGCTTTCTATATCTTTGGTGAGCATGATGCCATCGGTATCAGCCCGTTCTCCATCGAAGGAGGTTCCGACTCTCCCAACTCTCCGTTAGTGAAAAGCTATCGTACGCTGAAAGAGTTCATGCCTTTGCTCGCTAAGTATCAGGGTAAAGGCGCAATGAAAGGATTACTCTTCGATCAGGAAAATAAAGAACGTATCATTTATCAGGATGATCTGAAGATAACCTGCCGCCATTTCTTTACTCTTCCCTGGGATGCGCGCGCCACTGATGGCAGTGTATGGCCCGAAGGTGGAGGCGTATTATTAAGACTGGCACCCAATGAGTATATAGTAGCTGGTAGTGGTATCGTTATCGAGTTTGAAAAAGCTACCGAAAATCAGGTCAAAGTCCGGGCATTGGGCGAAGACGGATTTGCCCAGACAGGAGGAAAGGGTGATAAAGTGATAAGTGATGGAGTAATAAGTGATAAGGTGATGTGGAAAGGGGCACGTTGCGGCATCGGTTCCGTAGATGAAGTGAAGGTAAACGAGGACGGTACGCTCTCTTATATCCACCGTCTGAATGGTGATCAGGACCATCAGGGACGTCATGTGCGCATCTCAGTGGGAGATTTCCAGATACTTCATGTGAAATTGTATGAGTATAAGTAG
- a CDS encoding RagB/SusD family nutrient uptake outer membrane protein: protein MKNKILIIATLAGSLVLSSCEDFLTHDNTTSANQETFFDTDEALEAATAPLYNYVWNSFNDKAYYSMGDGRANNITARWSDYIYPYTNFTETALSPGLEDAWGSFYSVVAQSNYAINNIKDYSGPQVSEKAKVQAYAEARFMRGLAYWYIGSLWNKGIIYENTAEQVSNSVVPANRGVDVIEFAIRDLEYAAVNLNKTASDVGRVTCYSAYAILSRMYLSMAGLTTEGEYNGSNIATDFNRGSRNTYYLDMARKAATKVIEEGPYSLLDNYGDLFAPSTCNNNSEAIFQLQWLQGSTDAIGWGCNNSISTYFGWSTMVSEQNWGNATYASYDLVRAYDPQDRTRRHYTIATVGEYYPDLNTKNGGYTYNVTETGYDNKCNFKKYVIGKIDDNGQSYAQSSGMNTYMMRLAEVYLNLAEAILGNNASTSEQAACDAFNAVRKRSGMPELTTITYSDIHYERRIELALEGQYWYDLLRRSYYQQQEVVNYLNSQERNAGYEWDETEACQYAKTSDGTGVSTATSANLTLPISDVDRGRNPLLNNDPVAYEFGAKEVTENDLFND, encoded by the coding sequence ATGAAAAATAAGATATTAATCATAGCAACATTGGCCGGTTCATTGGTATTGAGTTCCTGCGAGGACTTCCTGACACACGATAATACCACCAGTGCCAACCAAGAGACCTTCTTCGACACTGACGAGGCTCTGGAAGCAGCTACCGCACCGCTTTATAACTATGTATGGAACAGTTTTAATGATAAGGCCTACTATAGCATGGGAGACGGACGTGCAAACAACATCACCGCCCGTTGGTCAGACTATATCTATCCTTATACTAACTTTACAGAAACAGCATTGAGTCCGGGACTTGAGGATGCCTGGGGATCTTTCTACTCCGTAGTGGCACAATCCAACTACGCCATCAACAATATTAAGGATTATTCCGGTCCGCAAGTCAGTGAAAAAGCCAAAGTACAAGCTTATGCCGAAGCACGCTTCATGCGCGGACTGGCATACTGGTACATCGGCTCTTTATGGAACAAAGGTATCATCTATGAAAATACGGCAGAACAAGTAAGCAACTCTGTGGTTCCTGCCAACCGTGGTGTGGATGTGATAGAATTCGCTATCCGCGACCTCGAATATGCAGCGGTCAACCTCAACAAGACAGCATCTGATGTAGGTCGCGTCACTTGTTACAGTGCTTACGCTATTCTGTCGCGTATGTATCTCTCTATGGCAGGTTTGACTACCGAAGGCGAATACAACGGCAGTAATATAGCTACTGATTTCAACCGCGGTTCGCGCAACACGTACTATCTGGATATGGCGCGCAAAGCTGCCACGAAGGTGATCGAAGAAGGCCCGTATTCACTTCTCGACAATTATGGAGACCTTTTCGCACCAAGCACATGCAACAACAACAGTGAAGCCATCTTCCAGTTGCAGTGGTTGCAGGGTAGCACGGATGCCATCGGTTGGGGATGCAATAATTCCATATCAACCTATTTTGGCTGGTCTACTATGGTAAGCGAACAGAACTGGGGTAATGCCACCTATGCCTCTTATGACCTTGTACGTGCTTACGATCCTCAAGACCGTACCCGCCGCCATTACACTATCGCCACCGTAGGTGAATATTATCCGGATCTCAACACCAAGAACGGAGGGTACACGTATAACGTCACCGAGACTGGTTATGACAACAAATGTAACTTCAAGAAATACGTGATAGGTAAGATTGACGACAATGGCCAAAGCTATGCACAAAGCAGTGGAATGAATACCTACATGATGCGTCTGGCAGAAGTATATCTGAATCTTGCCGAAGCAATTCTTGGAAATAATGCTTCGACCAGCGAACAAGCAGCTTGCGACGCCTTCAATGCGGTGCGCAAACGTTCCGGTATGCCTGAACTGACAACCATCACATATTCAGATATCCATTACGAACGCCGCATCGAGCTTGCTCTGGAAGGACAGTACTGGTACGATTTGCTGCGCCGTTCCTATTACCAGCAACAGGAAGTGGTGAACTACCTCAACAGCCAGGAGCGTAATGCCGGTTACGAATGGGATGAAACAGAAGCCTGCCAGTATGCAAAGACTTCTGACGGAACCGGAGTTTCAACCGCTACATCGGCCAATCTGACACTGCCTATCTCGGATGTAGACCGCGGACGTAATCCGCTTCTGAATAACGACCCGGTAGCTTACGAATTCGGTGCAAAAGAAGTCACAGAAAATGATTTGTTCAATGATTAA